The region GTCGACGATCCAGGACGACAGATCGGCGGCGGTGGTCGGCAGTGGCGCCGCGTCGAGCAGAGCGCCGACCTTCGTCTGCTCCGCCACGAACCGGTCCGCGTCGCCTTCGGTCAGCCGGCGGGGGCCGTAGTGCCGATAGGCGGCGAGGAACGAGTCGGTCAAGGCGTTGTGCACCCATGCCGCCATCTCCGGGTGGGAGGCCGAGTACGGCCGGTCCCTGTGAGACCGGCCACGCACGGGCCGATGGGCGCCTCGGACGACGGCGACCGCCGCCTCCACCTCGGCCATCGCCCCGAACGACGTGGCGGTGACCCACGACGACGTGCGTGAGAGTCGCCCGAGCGGATCGGTGCGGTAGCGGGAGTGGTCTGCGACCCCGGCCGCGACCTCGGGATGCGCGGCCTGGACCAACAGCGCACGCAGGCCGCCGACGAAGGCCGTCACGTCACCGATGACGGGCCAGGTCATCGAGTCCGGACCGAAAAGGCCCGGGTCACCGCGGTACG is a window of Acidimicrobiales bacterium DNA encoding:
- a CDS encoding oxygenase MpaB family protein gives rise to the protein MAAVFTSPMSALADAYRSRVVDATTSLFSHADYPLADTMSYRGDPGLFGPDSMTWPVIGDVTAFVGGLRALLVQAAHPEVAAGVADHSRYRTDPLGRLSRTSSWVTATSFGAMAEVEAAVAVVRGAHRPVRGRSHRDRPYSASHPEMAAWVHNALTDSFLAAYRHYGPRRLTEGDADRFVAEQTKVGALLDAAPLPTTAADLSSWIVDHPDLARSPGQAEAIRFLRNPPLPLAVRAGYAGLFAAAVATLPTELRRLLGLVDVPGAEFAGRAMVSFLRWSLGSSPTWHLALTRVGAEIPDGLFHRSLLDSESLVAD